One segment of Carya illinoinensis cultivar Pawnee chromosome 1, C.illinoinensisPawnee_v1, whole genome shotgun sequence DNA contains the following:
- the LOC122308025 gene encoding disease resistance protein At4g27190-like isoform X2 — MEVVASIISGAVVETTRLLCGSIYSTIKNIVKGPLPLHVLEKEMKFLMALRDDATKEMALDKREGKVIKAQAILWVGEVEDLHRKVNDQIQEAKSSRCFLSCSTKRYRMSRKVAKQLKEVKRLLEVGSSLASSVALSHPEFKAVEHIPGSSIQDQTTSISEDLAKTMTLVSDDKYGIIGIWGMGGVGKTYLVRNLNNELQNNSNLRFSCVLWVTVSKNLDIKMVQMRIASRLHLNLEESSGADGMAIQLYQRLKEESFLLILDDVWEKIDLDKLGVPRPEEHRGSKIILTCRSLDVCRDMVTDVEVKMMVLRDEDAWQLFSRYARDVVTSEHIRPLAEAICRECHGLPLAIVTMGAAMRGKTKPELWNHALNQLRRSVPYAAGIEEKLYKPLKWSYDSLEVEGLIDERENYEDFFSRGIALIENLKDSCLLEDGSGEGTVKMHDVVRDVSIWIASTCSEDGSEFLVRSGNGLKEISTAELSNSLKRVSFMNNDLERLPDDSVIQCSEASTLLLQGNRRLDRVPARFLEGFGALRLLNISGTRIKSFPDSLLQLDNIRALLLSNCQDLEELPPLERLSRLQVLDLSLTGIRELPRGLEQLNNLRHLNLGKTRRLKVVQAGVISKLSSLEVLDLSNSCYIWKVKGAVQEKQACFEELQCLERLQVLSIRLILCYSPQDTIISWINRLKAFEVDIEWGYSHLVFQEYRRSKYINCSSLYSQYLQVPSLSPLSGAQRCVIMEGTYLSRGQVGCWLSKASYLCLSSCRGLNKMLQDLIINSVGSFLYLKKLVICDSDCSFQTGGRAAEYDLLPNLEELCLILMTCIESISELANHLGLRFQRLKTIDVISCGEMKYLLSLGNSICTIPNLEVIWVHNCSNLEELFNYLPLQNMTNLDPITPNLRKLELNDLPNLRSLCSDEKAWPGIDQVEVINCNLLRH; from the exons ATGGAAGTGGTGGCTTCGATTATCAGTGGAGCAGTCGTAGAAACTACTCGGCTTCTCTGTGGCTCTATCTATTCTACGATCAAGAACATTGTCAAAGGCCCACTACCACTTCATGTTTTGGAAAAGGAGATGAAATTCCTTATGGCTCTTAGAGATGATGCAACGAAAGAAATGGCATTAGATAAGAGAGAAGGAAAAGTAATAAAAGCTCAAGCCATTTTGTGGGTTGGGGAGGTTGAAGATCTGCATCGTAAGGTGAATGATCAGATTCAAGAAGCAAAGAGTTCCCGATGTTTCTTAAGTTGTAGTACAAAGCGGTATAGAATGAGCAGGAAAGTGGCAAAACAGCTCAAAGAGGTAAAGAGGCTTCTAGAAGTGGGAAGTTCCCTTGCTAGTTCCGTGGCTCTTAGTCATCCAGAGTTCAAAGCAGTGGAGCATATTCCTGGATCTTCAATTCAAGATCAAACAACATCAATATCAGAAGATTTAGCCAAAACGATGACTCTAGTGTCTGACGATAAATACGGGATAATTGGTATATGGGGAATGGGAGGAGTCGGCAAAACTTATCTGGTGAGAAATTTGAACAATGagctccaaaataattcaaatctGCGTTTTAGTTGTGTACTATGGGTTACGGTGTCCAAAAATTTGGACATAAAAATGGTCCAGATGAGAATAGCTTCCAGACTGCATTTGAATCTGGAAGAAAGTTCGGGAGCCGATGGAATGGCTATTCAACTTTATCAAAGACTAAAGGAggaaagttttcttctcattctcGATGATGTTTGGGAGAAAATTGATTTGGACAAATTGGGTGTCCCACGGCCTGAAGAACATAGGGGTAGTAAGATCATATTGACATGTAGATCTTTGGATGTATGTAGGGACATGGTTACTGATGTTGAAGTTAAAATGATGGTTTTGAGGGATGAAGACGCTTGGCAGCTATTTAGTCGGTATGCAAGGGATGTGGTTACTTCAGAACATATCAGACCACTTGCAGAGGCAATTTGTAGAGAGTGTCACGGATTGCCTTTGGCCATCGTCACCATGGGAGCTGCTATGAGAGGAAAGACGAAGCCTGAGTTGTGGAACCATGCTTTGAATCAGCTGCGAAGATCAGTGCCTTATGCGGCAGGCATTGAGGAGAAGCTCTATAAACCTTTGAAGTGGAGTTACGACTCATTAGAAG TGGAAGGTTTAATAGATGAACGGGAAAACTATGAGGATTTCTTCAGCCGAGGAATTGCTTTGATTGAAAATCTTAAGGACTCCTGTTTGTTGGAAGATGGTTCCGGGGAGGGCACTGTGAAGATGCATGACGTTGTTCGTGATGTTAGCATATGGATTGCATCAACCTGCAGCGAGGATGGAAGTGAATTCCTCGTTCGTTCAGGGAATGGTTTGAAAGAGATTTCAACTGCTGAGCTATCAAATTCTCTTAAAAGAGTTTCTTTCATGAATAACGATTTAGAAAGACTACCTGATGACTCTGTGATACAATGTTCAGAGGCATCAACTTTGCTACTACAAGGTAATCGTCGCCTTGACCGAGTTCCTGCGAGATTTTTGGAAGGATTTGGAGCACTGAGACTCTTGAATATCAGTGGGACCCGCATCAAATCATTTCCTGATTCTCTTCTTCAACTGGATAACATTCGTGCTCTTCTTTTGAGTAATTGCCAGGATCTCGAAGAATTGCCCCCACTGGAAAGGCTCAGTAGACTTCAAGTGCTTGATCTCTCTTTGACTGGTATTAGAGAATTGCCAAGAGGGTTAGAGCAACTCAACAACTTAAGGCATCTAAACTTAGGCAAGACTCGCCGACTGAAAGTGGTTCAAGCTGGAGTGATATCCAAGTTGTCCAGTTTAGAAGTTCTGGACCTGTCAAACAGTTGCTACATTTGGAAAGTGAAGGGAGCGGTACAAGAGAAGCAAGCATGTTTTGAAGAGCTCCAATGCCTAGAGCGGTTACAAGTTTTATCCATCAGATTGATCCTATGTTACAGTCCCCAAGATACAATTATTTCTTGGATAAATAGATTAAAAGCATTCGAAGTTGACATCGAATGGGGCTATTCCCATCTAG TTTTTCAGGAGTACAGGCGTTCCAAGTATATCAATTGTTCTAGCCTATACTCTCAATATTTACAAGTGCCATCTCTATCTCCACTCTCGGGTGCCCAAAGATGTGTGATTATGGAGGGGACCTATCTCTCAAGAGGACAGGTCGGGTGCTGGTTGAGTAAAGCAAGTTATCTATGCTTAAGTAGTTGTCGAGGACTGAATAAGATGCTACAAGACTTGATCATTAATAGTGTTGGCagctttttatatttaaaaaagctCGTGATTTGTGACTCTGACTGCAGTTTTCAAACTGGAGGACGTGCAGCAGAGTATGACCTACTACCCAATTTGGAGGAACTTTGTCTAATACTAATGACATGCATTGAAAGCATTTCAGAACTAGCCAACCATCTCGGGCTGAGATTTCAAAGACTGAAAACAATAGATGTGATTTCCTGTGGGGAGATGAAATATCTTCTCTCCCTTGGGAACTCCATTTGCACAATTCCAAACCTAGAAGTAATCTGGGTACACAATTGTTCCAATTTAGAAGAGCTCTTCAATTATCTTCCATTGCAGAATATGACTAATCTAGATCCGATTACTCCAAACCTAAGGAAATTAGAATTGAATGACCTTCCCAACTTAAGGAGTCTTTGTAGTGACGAAAAGGCTTGGCCGGGTATAGACCAGGTTGAGGTGATCAACTGCAATCTTTTAAGACATTGA
- the LOC122308025 gene encoding disease resistance protein At4g27190-like isoform X3 produces the protein MEVVASIISGAVVETTRLLCGSIYSTIKNIVKGPLPLHVLEKEMKFLMALRDDATKEMALDKREGKVIKAQAILWVGEVEDLHRKVNDQIQEAKSSRCFLSCSTKRYRMSRKVAKQLKEVKRLLEVGSSLASSVALSHPEFKAVEHIPGSSIQDQTTSISEDLAKTMTLVSDDKYGIIGIWGMGGVGKTYLVRNLNNELQNNSNLRFSCVLWVTVSKNLDIKMVQMRIASRLHLNLEESSGADGMAIQLYQRLKEESFLLILDDVWEKIDLDKLGVPRPEEHRGSKIILTCRSLDVCRDMVTDVEVKMMVLRDEDAWQLFSRYARDVVTSEHIRPLAEAICRECHGLPLAIVTMGAAMRGKTKPELWNHALNQLRRSVPYAAGIEEKLYKPLKWSYDSLEGRYLKNCFLYCSLFPEDFSINISELVWCWLVEGLIDERENYEDFFSRGIALIENLKDSCLLEDGSGEGTVKMHDVVRDVSIWIASTCSEDGSEFLVRSGNGLKEISTAELSNSLKRVSFMNNDLERLPDDSVIQCSEASTLLLQGNRRLDRVPARFLEGFGALRLLNISGTRIKSFPDSLLQLDNIRALLLSNCQDLEELPPLERLSRLQVLDLSLTGIRELPRGLEQLNNLRHLNLGKTRRLKVVQAGVISKLSSLEVLDLSNSCYIWKVKGAVQEKQACFEELQCLERLQVLSIRLILCYSPQDTIISWINRLKAFEVDIEWGYSHLGVQAFQVYQLF, from the exons ATGGAAGTGGTGGCTTCGATTATCAGTGGAGCAGTCGTAGAAACTACTCGGCTTCTCTGTGGCTCTATCTATTCTACGATCAAGAACATTGTCAAAGGCCCACTACCACTTCATGTTTTGGAAAAGGAGATGAAATTCCTTATGGCTCTTAGAGATGATGCAACGAAAGAAATGGCATTAGATAAGAGAGAAGGAAAAGTAATAAAAGCTCAAGCCATTTTGTGGGTTGGGGAGGTTGAAGATCTGCATCGTAAGGTGAATGATCAGATTCAAGAAGCAAAGAGTTCCCGATGTTTCTTAAGTTGTAGTACAAAGCGGTATAGAATGAGCAGGAAAGTGGCAAAACAGCTCAAAGAGGTAAAGAGGCTTCTAGAAGTGGGAAGTTCCCTTGCTAGTTCCGTGGCTCTTAGTCATCCAGAGTTCAAAGCAGTGGAGCATATTCCTGGATCTTCAATTCAAGATCAAACAACATCAATATCAGAAGATTTAGCCAAAACGATGACTCTAGTGTCTGACGATAAATACGGGATAATTGGTATATGGGGAATGGGAGGAGTCGGCAAAACTTATCTGGTGAGAAATTTGAACAATGagctccaaaataattcaaatctGCGTTTTAGTTGTGTACTATGGGTTACGGTGTCCAAAAATTTGGACATAAAAATGGTCCAGATGAGAATAGCTTCCAGACTGCATTTGAATCTGGAAGAAAGTTCGGGAGCCGATGGAATGGCTATTCAACTTTATCAAAGACTAAAGGAggaaagttttcttctcattctcGATGATGTTTGGGAGAAAATTGATTTGGACAAATTGGGTGTCCCACGGCCTGAAGAACATAGGGGTAGTAAGATCATATTGACATGTAGATCTTTGGATGTATGTAGGGACATGGTTACTGATGTTGAAGTTAAAATGATGGTTTTGAGGGATGAAGACGCTTGGCAGCTATTTAGTCGGTATGCAAGGGATGTGGTTACTTCAGAACATATCAGACCACTTGCAGAGGCAATTTGTAGAGAGTGTCACGGATTGCCTTTGGCCATCGTCACCATGGGAGCTGCTATGAGAGGAAAGACGAAGCCTGAGTTGTGGAACCATGCTTTGAATCAGCTGCGAAGATCAGTGCCTTATGCGGCAGGCATTGAGGAGAAGCTCTATAAACCTTTGAAGTGGAGTTACGACTCATTAGAAGGTAGATACTTGAAAAATTGTTTCCTTTACTGCTCTTTGTTTCCTGAGGACTTCTCAATTAATATAAGTGAACTGGTATGGTGCTGGCTAGTGGAAGGTTTAATAGATGAACGGGAAAACTATGAGGATTTCTTCAGCCGAGGAATTGCTTTGATTGAAAATCTTAAGGACTCCTGTTTGTTGGAAGATGGTTCCGGGGAGGGCACTGTGAAGATGCATGACGTTGTTCGTGATGTTAGCATATGGATTGCATCAACCTGCAGCGAGGATGGAAGTGAATTCCTCGTTCGTTCAGGGAATGGTTTGAAAGAGATTTCAACTGCTGAGCTATCAAATTCTCTTAAAAGAGTTTCTTTCATGAATAACGATTTAGAAAGACTACCTGATGACTCTGTGATACAATGTTCAGAGGCATCAACTTTGCTACTACAAGGTAATCGTCGCCTTGACCGAGTTCCTGCGAGATTTTTGGAAGGATTTGGAGCACTGAGACTCTTGAATATCAGTGGGACCCGCATCAAATCATTTCCTGATTCTCTTCTTCAACTGGATAACATTCGTGCTCTTCTTTTGAGTAATTGCCAGGATCTCGAAGAATTGCCCCCACTGGAAAGGCTCAGTAGACTTCAAGTGCTTGATCTCTCTTTGACTGGTATTAGAGAATTGCCAAGAGGGTTAGAGCAACTCAACAACTTAAGGCATCTAAACTTAGGCAAGACTCGCCGACTGAAAGTGGTTCAAGCTGGAGTGATATCCAAGTTGTCCAGTTTAGAAGTTCTGGACCTGTCAAACAGTTGCTACATTTGGAAAGTGAAGGGAGCGGTACAAGAGAAGCAAGCATGTTTTGAAGAGCTCCAATGCCTAGAGCGGTTACAAGTTTTATCCATCAGATTGATCCTATGTTACAGTCCCCAAGATACAATTATTTCTTGGATAAATAGATTAAAAGCATTCGAAGTTGACATCGAATGGGGCTATTCCCATCTAG GAGTACAGGCGTTCCAAGTATATCAATTGTTCTAG
- the LOC122308025 gene encoding disease resistance protein At4g27190-like isoform X1, with amino-acid sequence MEVVASIISGAVVETTRLLCGSIYSTIKNIVKGPLPLHVLEKEMKFLMALRDDATKEMALDKREGKVIKAQAILWVGEVEDLHRKVNDQIQEAKSSRCFLSCSTKRYRMSRKVAKQLKEVKRLLEVGSSLASSVALSHPEFKAVEHIPGSSIQDQTTSISEDLAKTMTLVSDDKYGIIGIWGMGGVGKTYLVRNLNNELQNNSNLRFSCVLWVTVSKNLDIKMVQMRIASRLHLNLEESSGADGMAIQLYQRLKEESFLLILDDVWEKIDLDKLGVPRPEEHRGSKIILTCRSLDVCRDMVTDVEVKMMVLRDEDAWQLFSRYARDVVTSEHIRPLAEAICRECHGLPLAIVTMGAAMRGKTKPELWNHALNQLRRSVPYAAGIEEKLYKPLKWSYDSLEGRYLKNCFLYCSLFPEDFSINISELVWCWLVEGLIDERENYEDFFSRGIALIENLKDSCLLEDGSGEGTVKMHDVVRDVSIWIASTCSEDGSEFLVRSGNGLKEISTAELSNSLKRVSFMNNDLERLPDDSVIQCSEASTLLLQGNRRLDRVPARFLEGFGALRLLNISGTRIKSFPDSLLQLDNIRALLLSNCQDLEELPPLERLSRLQVLDLSLTGIRELPRGLEQLNNLRHLNLGKTRRLKVVQAGVISKLSSLEVLDLSNSCYIWKVKGAVQEKQACFEELQCLERLQVLSIRLILCYSPQDTIISWINRLKAFEVDIEWGYSHLVFQEYRRSKYINCSSLYSQYLQVPSLSPLSGAQRCVIMEGTYLSRGQVGCWLSKASYLCLSSCRGLNKMLQDLIINSVGSFLYLKKLVICDSDCSFQTGGRAAEYDLLPNLEELCLILMTCIESISELANHLGLRFQRLKTIDVISCGEMKYLLSLGNSICTIPNLEVIWVHNCSNLEELFNYLPLQNMTNLDPITPNLRKLELNDLPNLRSLCSDEKAWPGIDQVEVINCNLLRH; translated from the exons ATGGAAGTGGTGGCTTCGATTATCAGTGGAGCAGTCGTAGAAACTACTCGGCTTCTCTGTGGCTCTATCTATTCTACGATCAAGAACATTGTCAAAGGCCCACTACCACTTCATGTTTTGGAAAAGGAGATGAAATTCCTTATGGCTCTTAGAGATGATGCAACGAAAGAAATGGCATTAGATAAGAGAGAAGGAAAAGTAATAAAAGCTCAAGCCATTTTGTGGGTTGGGGAGGTTGAAGATCTGCATCGTAAGGTGAATGATCAGATTCAAGAAGCAAAGAGTTCCCGATGTTTCTTAAGTTGTAGTACAAAGCGGTATAGAATGAGCAGGAAAGTGGCAAAACAGCTCAAAGAGGTAAAGAGGCTTCTAGAAGTGGGAAGTTCCCTTGCTAGTTCCGTGGCTCTTAGTCATCCAGAGTTCAAAGCAGTGGAGCATATTCCTGGATCTTCAATTCAAGATCAAACAACATCAATATCAGAAGATTTAGCCAAAACGATGACTCTAGTGTCTGACGATAAATACGGGATAATTGGTATATGGGGAATGGGAGGAGTCGGCAAAACTTATCTGGTGAGAAATTTGAACAATGagctccaaaataattcaaatctGCGTTTTAGTTGTGTACTATGGGTTACGGTGTCCAAAAATTTGGACATAAAAATGGTCCAGATGAGAATAGCTTCCAGACTGCATTTGAATCTGGAAGAAAGTTCGGGAGCCGATGGAATGGCTATTCAACTTTATCAAAGACTAAAGGAggaaagttttcttctcattctcGATGATGTTTGGGAGAAAATTGATTTGGACAAATTGGGTGTCCCACGGCCTGAAGAACATAGGGGTAGTAAGATCATATTGACATGTAGATCTTTGGATGTATGTAGGGACATGGTTACTGATGTTGAAGTTAAAATGATGGTTTTGAGGGATGAAGACGCTTGGCAGCTATTTAGTCGGTATGCAAGGGATGTGGTTACTTCAGAACATATCAGACCACTTGCAGAGGCAATTTGTAGAGAGTGTCACGGATTGCCTTTGGCCATCGTCACCATGGGAGCTGCTATGAGAGGAAAGACGAAGCCTGAGTTGTGGAACCATGCTTTGAATCAGCTGCGAAGATCAGTGCCTTATGCGGCAGGCATTGAGGAGAAGCTCTATAAACCTTTGAAGTGGAGTTACGACTCATTAGAAGGTAGATACTTGAAAAATTGTTTCCTTTACTGCTCTTTGTTTCCTGAGGACTTCTCAATTAATATAAGTGAACTGGTATGGTGCTGGCTAGTGGAAGGTTTAATAGATGAACGGGAAAACTATGAGGATTTCTTCAGCCGAGGAATTGCTTTGATTGAAAATCTTAAGGACTCCTGTTTGTTGGAAGATGGTTCCGGGGAGGGCACTGTGAAGATGCATGACGTTGTTCGTGATGTTAGCATATGGATTGCATCAACCTGCAGCGAGGATGGAAGTGAATTCCTCGTTCGTTCAGGGAATGGTTTGAAAGAGATTTCAACTGCTGAGCTATCAAATTCTCTTAAAAGAGTTTCTTTCATGAATAACGATTTAGAAAGACTACCTGATGACTCTGTGATACAATGTTCAGAGGCATCAACTTTGCTACTACAAGGTAATCGTCGCCTTGACCGAGTTCCTGCGAGATTTTTGGAAGGATTTGGAGCACTGAGACTCTTGAATATCAGTGGGACCCGCATCAAATCATTTCCTGATTCTCTTCTTCAACTGGATAACATTCGTGCTCTTCTTTTGAGTAATTGCCAGGATCTCGAAGAATTGCCCCCACTGGAAAGGCTCAGTAGACTTCAAGTGCTTGATCTCTCTTTGACTGGTATTAGAGAATTGCCAAGAGGGTTAGAGCAACTCAACAACTTAAGGCATCTAAACTTAGGCAAGACTCGCCGACTGAAAGTGGTTCAAGCTGGAGTGATATCCAAGTTGTCCAGTTTAGAAGTTCTGGACCTGTCAAACAGTTGCTACATTTGGAAAGTGAAGGGAGCGGTACAAGAGAAGCAAGCATGTTTTGAAGAGCTCCAATGCCTAGAGCGGTTACAAGTTTTATCCATCAGATTGATCCTATGTTACAGTCCCCAAGATACAATTATTTCTTGGATAAATAGATTAAAAGCATTCGAAGTTGACATCGAATGGGGCTATTCCCATCTAG TTTTTCAGGAGTACAGGCGTTCCAAGTATATCAATTGTTCTAGCCTATACTCTCAATATTTACAAGTGCCATCTCTATCTCCACTCTCGGGTGCCCAAAGATGTGTGATTATGGAGGGGACCTATCTCTCAAGAGGACAGGTCGGGTGCTGGTTGAGTAAAGCAAGTTATCTATGCTTAAGTAGTTGTCGAGGACTGAATAAGATGCTACAAGACTTGATCATTAATAGTGTTGGCagctttttatatttaaaaaagctCGTGATTTGTGACTCTGACTGCAGTTTTCAAACTGGAGGACGTGCAGCAGAGTATGACCTACTACCCAATTTGGAGGAACTTTGTCTAATACTAATGACATGCATTGAAAGCATTTCAGAACTAGCCAACCATCTCGGGCTGAGATTTCAAAGACTGAAAACAATAGATGTGATTTCCTGTGGGGAGATGAAATATCTTCTCTCCCTTGGGAACTCCATTTGCACAATTCCAAACCTAGAAGTAATCTGGGTACACAATTGTTCCAATTTAGAAGAGCTCTTCAATTATCTTCCATTGCAGAATATGACTAATCTAGATCCGATTACTCCAAACCTAAGGAAATTAGAATTGAATGACCTTCCCAACTTAAGGAGTCTTTGTAGTGACGAAAAGGCTTGGCCGGGTATAGACCAGGTTGAGGTGATCAACTGCAATCTTTTAAGACATTGA